In a single window of the Manis pentadactyla isolate mManPen7 chromosome 15 unlocalized genomic scaffold, mManPen7.hap1 SUPER_15_unloc_1, whole genome shotgun sequence genome:
- the ZSCAN5B gene encoding zinc finger and SCAN domain-containing protein 5B, with amino-acid sequence MARDPTPSSGQGKPRDSPESELPQSVLAPGAPPGRQDGDSETWHVSFRAFTGSQESDPVSDLGRLWELCHLWLRPDLHTKEQILDKLVMEQFMISMPLELQALVNESGVESCRDLEAMLRSNPKSPKKWTIVTLQGQRFLLRNSDVQMAEAEDSDADNVMDLSRKPQPSVGDMHPERSQGVGREPLTLPGINEMSRGQGQKVLLPETMPAKGGLGGPRPQQTLERELMEDREEPQLQKGPASPPPGRELALRCDTFSIATSSSVQRSNRTEDLAPGGSPGESHERPRSSQRRRLDSAPSSHGTQKGATRLDRVGIGGQPGSGSARFQCGECGKGFRYCSQLSMHQKIHTGERPFACRLCHKGFLQPSDLRVHQRTHTGERPFACALCPRRFAHDSTLRTHGRTHTHERPFCCDTCGRAFSHKGNLLVHLRTHSGERPYACGPCGRSFRQLGTFKRHQKAHCKTAGQ; translated from the exons ATGGCCAGGGACCCGACACCTTCATCGGGTCAAGGGAAACCCCGAGACAGCCCTGAATCGGAGCTGCCCCAGTCTGTACTGGCCCCAGGAGCCCCACCTGGAAGGCAAGACGGTGACTCTGAGACCTGGCACGTCAGCTTCAGAGCGTTCACCGGCTCGCAGGAATCGGACCCTGTCAGCGACCTGGGGAGGCTCTGGGAACTCTGCCACCTGTGGCTGCGGCCGGACCTGCACACCAAGGAGCAGATTCTGGACAAGCTGGTGATGGAGCAGTTCATGATCTCCATGCCGCTGGAGCTCCAGGCCCTGGTCAACGAGAGTGGGGTGGAGAGCTGCAGAGACCTGGAGGCCATGCTGAGAAGCAACCCCAAGAGCCCCAAGAAGTGG ACCATAGTCACCTTACAAGGACAGAGATTTCTTCTGCGAAATTCAGATGTTCAGATGGCCGAAGCGGAGGACAGTGACGCGGACAACGTGATGGACTTGTCCCGGAAGCCCCAGCCCTCAGTGGGCGACATGCACCCAGAGCGCAGCCAGGGGGTCGGCCGAGAGCCGCTGACTCTGCCAGGAATCAATGAGATGTCAAGGGGGCAG GGACAGAAAGTTCTCCTGCCAGAGACCATGCCTGCAAAGGGAGGCCTGGGGGGCCCGAGACCCCAGCAGACCTTGGAGAGGGAGCTGATGGAAGACAGGGAAGAGCCCCAGCTTCAGAAGGGCCCTG CATCACCACCTCCTGGGCGGGAGCTGGCGCTCAGGTGCGACACCTTCTCCATCGCCACCTCTTCCAGCGTCCAACGATCCAACC GGACAGAAGACCTGGCCCCAGGCGGGAGCCCGGGAGAGTCTCACGAGCGCCCCAGAAGCTCCCAGAGGAGACGACTGGACTCTGCCCCCAGTTCCCACGGGACTCAGAAAGGAGCCACACGTTTGGACAGAGTGGGAATCGGGGGACAACCTGGGTCCGGTTCGGCCCGGTTCCAATGCGGGGAGTGCGGCAAAGGGTTTCGGTACTGCTCTCAGCTCAGCATGCACCAGAAGATACACACCGGGGAGAGGCCCTTCGCCTGCAGGCTCTGCCACAAGGGCTTCCTCCAGCCCTCGGACCTCCGCGTGCACCAGCGCACCCACACCGGCGAGAGGCCCTTCGCATGCGCACTCTGCCCGCGGCGGTTTGCCCATGACTCCACGCTGCGCACACACGGCAGGACCCACACCCACGAGAGGCCCTTCTGCTGTGACACGTGCGGGAGGGCCTTCAGCCACAAGGGGAACCTGCTCGTGCACCTCCGCACCCACTCCGGGGAGCGGCCCTACGCGTGTGGCCCCTGCGGCCGCTCCTTCCGGCAGCTGGGCACCTTCAAACGCCACCAAAAGGCGCACTGCAAAACGGCCGGGCAATGA